In Candidatus Polarisedimenticolaceae bacterium, a single genomic region encodes these proteins:
- a CDS encoding anaerobic C4-dicarboxylate transporter, translating to MIWIELLIFLACILVGARLGGIALGTIAGIGLVVFVFGFALPPGGPPGVVIGMILAVITALATMQAAGGLDYLVGLAERILRKNPQYITFVAPIVTYVLVLASGTAHVIYALLPVIAEVSRKAGIRPERPLSISVIAGCQGVVASPISAATVAMMGLLAARDVSLPRMLAILIPSTFLAVVIGALSVAWRGKKLSEDAAYGKLLAEGKVKPPEALPELRGRMLLNARGSTILFLAGIVAVVLIGMFPDLRPAYTVGGSEGATTDQVDMGAAIMIVMIAISGLTMVLFKASPETALKGTIMKSGVTAVICIIGVAWLGSSFFEGNRPAIVGGISGLIGQYPWTFAAGLFFLSAMLFSAAATVAILVPVGVALDLPTALLVAFYPAANTMFLLPTYGTLLAAVSFDQTGTTRIGKYVLNHSFMLPGLVTTVSAVILAMVLSSLLPL from the coding sequence ATGATCTGGATCGAGCTCCTCATCTTCCTGGCGTGCATCCTCGTGGGTGCACGCCTGGGAGGGATCGCCCTCGGCACGATCGCGGGGATCGGGCTCGTCGTCTTCGTCTTCGGCTTCGCGCTTCCCCCGGGCGGTCCCCCGGGGGTCGTCATCGGGATGATCCTCGCGGTCATCACGGCCCTCGCCACGATGCAGGCGGCGGGAGGGCTCGACTACCTCGTGGGGCTCGCCGAGCGGATCCTGCGCAAGAACCCGCAGTACATCACCTTCGTCGCGCCGATCGTCACCTACGTCCTCGTCCTGGCGTCCGGCACGGCGCACGTCATCTACGCGCTCCTCCCGGTCATCGCCGAGGTCTCCCGCAAGGCCGGAATCCGTCCCGAGCGTCCGCTGTCGATCAGCGTGATCGCGGGCTGCCAGGGGGTCGTCGCGTCCCCCATCTCGGCCGCGACGGTCGCGATGATGGGCCTCCTGGCCGCGCGGGACGTCTCCCTTCCCCGGATGCTGGCGATCCTGATCCCCTCCACGTTCCTTGCGGTTGTGATCGGCGCGTTGTCCGTCGCGTGGCGGGGGAAGAAGCTCTCGGAGGACGCCGCGTACGGGAAGCTCCTCGCCGAGGGAAAGGTGAAGCCGCCGGAGGCGCTTCCGGAGCTGCGCGGGCGGATGCTCCTCAACGCCCGAGGCTCGACGATCCTCTTCCTCGCGGGGATCGTCGCCGTCGTGCTGATCGGGATGTTCCCCGACCTGAGGCCCGCCTACACCGTCGGCGGGAGCGAGGGGGCGACGACCGACCAGGTGGACATGGGGGCGGCGATCATGATCGTGATGATCGCGATCTCCGGGCTGACGATGGTCCTGTTCAAGGCCTCGCCGGAGACCGCGCTCAAGGGCACGATCATGAAGAGCGGCGTCACCGCGGTGATCTGCATCATCGGGGTGGCCTGGCTCGGGTCGTCGTTTTTCGAGGGGAACAGGCCGGCGATCGTCGGCGGGATCTCGGGGCTCATCGGGCAGTACCCCTGGACCTTCGCCGCCGGGCTGTTCTTCCTCTCGGCGATGCTCTTCAGCGCCGCCGCGACGGTCGCGATCCTCGTCCCCGTCGGGGTGGCGCTCGACCTGCCGACCGCGCTGCTCGTCGCCTTCTACCCGGCGGCGAACACCATGTTCCTGCTTCCGACCTACGGGACCCTGCTCGCCGCGGTGTCGTTCGATCAGACGGGGACGACGCGTATC